In Pseudomonadota bacterium, the DNA window ATGATTTTATCGACGGTGGCGAGGATGCTGGGGCGGTGGGCGACGATGATGGTGGTGATGCCCGCTTTTTTCATCTCGCTGATCGTGTGCATGAGCGCGCGTTCGCCATCGCCATCGAGGTTGCTGTTGGGCTCATCCAGGATCACCAGCTTGGGGTTGCCAAACAGCGCGCGGGCGAGGCCGATGCGCTGTTTCTGGCCGGGAGAGAGAACGGTGTTGCCGGGCACGTAGACGGTGTCGTAGCCGTTTTCGAACTGGAGGATCAGCTCGTGGACGCCGGCTTTCATGGCAGCTTCGATGATGCGGGCGTCCGGCACGTCGTTTTGCAAACGGCCGATATTGTATTTAAGGGTGCCGGCGAAGAGATCGACCTGCTGCGGCAGGTAGCCGATATATTGCCCGACTTCGGCGCGGCCCCAGCGGAACAGCTCCTGCCCATCGAGCCGCACGGTGCCCATGGTCGGCAGGAACACGCCCGCAAGCGCTTTGCCAAGGGTGGATTTGCCCGCTGCGCTTGGGCCGATGATGCCAAGGCTTTCGCCCGGTTGCAGCTCGAAGGTGATGTTGCGCAAGGTGGGCTGGGTGGCGCGGCCGAAGCTGAGATAGAGCCCTTCGGCGGTGAGGCGGCCTTTAGGCGCGGGTAGGACGGTGGCGCCTTGCGGTGGCACAATATTGCGCATGACTACATGCAGGCGGTGATAGGCATCCCGCGCGCCGATCAGCTGCTTCCAGATGCTGATCGCATTATCGAACGGGGTCAGGGTGCGCTGGGCGAGGATGGAGGCGGCGATGAGCCCGCCGGAGGAAAGCTGGTTGTTGAGCGCCAGCCATGCGCCGACTGCGGTGATGGCGATTTGCAGCAGCATGCGCAGCGAGCGGGTGATGCCGTTGATGACGGCGCTGCGTTGCTGGGCGATGTCCTGCAGGGCGAGGCCGCGCTGGTTATCGGCCGTCCAGTTGGCGACGACGGCGTCGTTCATGCCCATGGCGCAGATGGCCTCGGCGCCGCGGCCGATCATATCGGCATTGAGGGCGGACTCGACCGCTTTTTCATTGGCGCGCATGAGCGCTTTGCGCGTCGCGTATTCGTTGATGATGGCGCTCACGCACAGGATGACAATGCCCAGCACGGCAATGAAGCCGAGGATGGGATTGATCATATAGATCACCAGCACGAAGAGTAGCGACCAGGGAATATCCATCGCCGTGGGGGTGGCGAGGGCGATGAAGTTTTTCAGCGTCATCAGGTCACGCTGGTGCTGCCCGGCATAGGGCGAGCCGGTTTGGGCGGCCTGCTCGATCGACAGGCGCAGCAATTGGGGGGCGATGGTGCGTTCCAGCCACTCGACGATGCGGGCGATGACCCCGGCGCGCACCGCATAAAGCGCGCCAAAAAACAGATAGCCGATAATGACGACGCTGGTGAGGCCAATGAGCGTATCGACCGAGC includes these proteins:
- a CDS encoding type I secretion system permease/ATPase — translated: MAKALDTPTMLHAALTSMKRALIYVFIFSFAVNVLSLLQPLYSMQVFDRVFTTRSVDTLIGLTSVVIIGYLFFGALYAVRAGVIARIVEWLERTIAPQLLRLSIEQAAQTGSPYAGQHQRDLMTLKNFIALATPTAMDIPWSLLFVLVIYMINPILGFIAVLGIVILCVSAIINEYATRKALMRANEKAVESALNADMIGRGAEAICAMGMNDAVVANWTADNQRGLALQDIAQQRSAVINGITRSLRMLLQIAITAVGAWLALNNQLSSGGLIAASILAQRTLTPFDNAISIWKQLIGARDAYHRLHVVMRNIVPPQGATVLPAPKGRLTAEGLYLSFGRATQPTLRNITFELQPGESLGIIGPSAAGKSTLGKALAGVFLPTMGTVRLDGQELFRWGRAEVGQYIGYLPQQVDLFAGTLKYNIGRLQNDVPDARIIEAAMKAGVHELILQFENGYDTVYVPGNTVLSPGQKQRIGLARALFGNPKLVILDEPNSNLDGDGERALMHTISEMKKAGITTIIVAHRPSILATVDKIMVLRQGAIEALGPREEVLSRFSANRRLQEGGQA